A genomic stretch from Myripristis murdjan chromosome 12, fMyrMur1.1, whole genome shotgun sequence includes:
- the sptan1 gene encoding spectrin alpha chain, non-erythrocytic 1 isoform X8, whose product MSQDTYVETRGSWLEKADRMDTTGVKVLETADDIQERRQQVLDRYRRFKELSMMRRQKLEDSYRFQFFRRDADELEKWIQEKLQIASDENYKDPSNLQGKLQKHQAFEAEVQANAGAIIKLDETGNLMISEGHFASETIRTRLEELHSLWDLLLRRTKEKGMRLLQAQKLVQYLRECEDALDWITDKEAMATSEELGQDLEHVELLQKKFEEFQTDLAAHEERVNEVNQLAAKLTQEAHPELELIVRKQDEVNTAWQRLKGLAQQRQGKLFGAAEVQRFNRDVDETISWIKEKEQLMASDDFGRDLASVQALLRKHEGLERDLVALEDKVNTLGGDAERLQQTHPQNASQIHLKKDELITNWEQIRTLAAERHARLNDSYRLQRFTADFRDLTSWVTEMKALINADELANDVAGAEALLDRHQEHKGEIDAHEDSFRATDEAGQALLNTSHYASEEVKEKLGILAEEKESLLELWEVRRQQYEQCMDLQLFYRDTEQVDNWMSKQEAFLLNEDLGDSLDSVEALLKKHEDFEKSLSAQEEKITALDEFATKLIQNNHYAKEDVATRRDALLSRRNALHERAQSRRAALEDSFHLQQFFRDSDELKSWINEKMKTATDEAYKDPSNLQGKVQKHQAFEAELSANQSRIDALQKSGQELLDGKHYASAEVAGRMEEVSSQWKKLLEATELKGIKLREANQQQQFNRNVEDIELWLYEVEGHLASDDFGKDLTSVQNLQKKHALLEADVAAHQDRIDGITIQARQFQEAGHFDADNIRKKQEALVVRYEALREPMAARKQKLSDSLRLQQLFRDVEDEETWIREKEPIAASTNRGKDLIGVQNLLKKHQALQAEISGHEPRIKAVTQKGEAMVDEGHFAGEEVKVKLGELNGRWDNLKAKASQRRQDLEDSLQAQQYFADANEAESWMREKEPIVGSTDYGKDEDSAEALLKKHEALMSDLIAYGSSIQGLKEQAQSCRQQVAPTDDETGKELVLALYDYQEKSPREVTMKKGDILTLLNSTNKDWWKVEVNDRQGFVPAAYVKKLDPTQSSSRENLLDEQGSIALRQDQIENQLVTKEACSVSVRMKQVEELYGTLLELGEKRKDMLEKSCKKFMLFREANELQQWINEKESALTNEEVGSDLEQVEVLQKKFDDFQKDLKANESRLRDINKVASELESEGLMAEEAPMVQAQQQELLGAAPGKDEADSKNASPWKNIRLAVQTTANFNTIKELNNRWRSLQQLAEERSNMLGSAHEVQRFHRDADETKEWIEEKNQALNTDNYGHDLASVQALQRKHEGFERDLAALGDKVNSLGETAERLIQSHPEAVDDIQEKCTELNTAWSSLVGRADQRKDKLGNSHDLQRFLSDFRDLMSWINGIRGLVSSEELAKDVTGAEALLERHQEHRTEIDARAGTFQAFEQFGQQLLARGHYASPEIQQKLEALDRERADLEKAWVQRRMMLDQCLELQLFNRDCEQAENWMAAREAFLASDDKGDSLDSVEALIKKHEDFDKAINVQEEKIAALQSFADQLIGADHYAKPEIFNRRNEVLDRWRRLKAQMIEKRSKLGESQTLQQFSRDVDEIEAWISEKLQTATDESYKDPTNIQLSKLLSKHQKHQAFEAELHANADRIRGVIDTGNSLIQRGACAGSEDAVKARLNALDEQWQFLVNKSAEKSQKLKEANKQQNFNTGIKDFDFWLSEVEALLASEDYGKDLASVNNLLKKHQLLEADISAHEDRLKDLNGQADSLMASNAFDTSQVKDKRDAVNGRFTKIKSMAAGRRAKLNESHRLHQFFRDLDDEESWIKEKKLLVSSEDYGRDLTGVQNLRKKHKRLEAELGAHEPAIQSVLDTGKKLSDDNTIGQEEIQQRLAQFVDHWKELKDLSGARGQRLEESLEYQQFVANVEEEEAWINEKLNLVGSEDYGDTLAAVQGLLKKHEAFETDFTVHRDRVNDVCANGDELIKKNNHHVDNISAKMAALRGKVSELERAAAQRKAKLDENSAFLQFNWKADVVESWIGEKENSLKTDDYGRDLSSVQTLLTKQETFDAGLQAFQQEGITNITALKDQLLAAKHVQSKAIEARHAALMKRWNQLLSNSAARKKKLLEAQEHFRKVEDLFLTFAKKASAFNSWFENAEEDLTDPVRCNSLEEIRALREAHEAFRSSLSSAQADFNQLAELDRQIKSYQVVSNPYTWFTMEALEETWRNLQKIIKERELELQKEQRRQEENDKLRQEFAQHANAFHQWLQETRTYLLDGSCMVEESGTLESQLEATKRKHQEIRAMRSQLKKIEDLGAAMEEALILDNKYTEHSTVGLAQQWDQLDQLGMRMQHNLEQQIQARNTTGVTEEALKEFSMMFKHFDKEKSGRLNHQEFKSCLRSLGYDLPMVEEGEPDPEFESILDTVDPNRDGNVSLQEYMAFMISRETENVKSSEEIESAFRALSTENKPYVTKEELYQNLTKEQADYCLSHMKPYLDSKGRELPSAFDFVEFTRSLFVN is encoded by the exons AGAATGGATACCACTGGGGTAAAAGTGCTGGAGACAGCCGATGACATCCAGGAGCGCCGCCAGCAGGTGCTGGACCGGTACCGGCGCTTCAAGGAGCTGTCTATGATGCGCCGGCAGAAACTGGAAGACTCATATCGATTTCAGTTCTTCCGCCGTGATGCTGATGAGCTTGAGAAGTGGATCCAGGAGAAGCTGCAGATCGCCTCTGATGAGAACTACAAGGACCCCTCCAACCTGCAG GGCAAGCTGCAGAAACATCAGGCCTTCGAAGCTGAAGTTCAGGCCAACGCAGGGGCCATCATCAAACTGGACGAGACTGGAAACCTCATGATCAGCGAGGGCCATTTTGCCTCCGAGACCATCCGA ACTCGTTTGGAGGAGCTGCATTCCCTGTGGGACCTCCTGCTGCGGAGAACCAAGGAGAAGGGCATGCGGCTCCTGCAGGCCCAGAAATTGGTGCAGTACCTGCGCGAGTGTGAAGATGCCCTCGACTGGATCACTGACAAG GAGGCCATGGCCACCTCAGAGGAGCTGGGCCAGGACCTGGAGCATGTGGAGCTCCTCCAGAAGAAGTTTGAGGAGTTCCAGACAGACCTGGCGGCCCACGAGGAGCGTGTCAATGAGGTCAATCAGCTGGCAGCCAAACTGACCCAGGAGGCCCACCCTGAGCTTGAGTTGATCGTCCGCAAGCAGGATGAAGTCAACACTGCCTGGCAGCGCCTCAAAGGTCTGGCCCAGCAAAGGCAGGGCAAGCTGTTTGGAGCTGCTGAGGTGCAGCGCTTCAACAG GGATGTGGATGAGACCATCAGCTGGATCAAGGAGAAGGAGCAGCTCATGGCTTCTGATGACTTTGGACGTGACCTGGCCAGCGTGCAGGCCCTGCTGCGCAAACACGAGGGTCTGGAGAGAGACCTGGTTGCTCTGGAAGACAAG GTGAACACACTTGGTGGTGATGCAGAGCGCCTGCAGCAGACACATCCCCAGAACGCCTCTCAGATCCACTTGAAGAAGGACGAGCTCATCACCAACTGGGAACAGATTCGCACTCTGGCTGCTGAACGTCACGCCCGCCTGAATGACTCCTATCG GCTGCAGCGTTTCACTGCTGACTTCAGAGACCTGACCAGCTGGGTGACAGAGATGAAGGCCTTGATCAATGCCGATGAATTGGCCAACGATGTGGCTGGAGCTGAAGCTCTGCTGGACCGCCACCAGGAACACAAG GGAGAGATTGATGCCCACGAGGACAGTTTCAGAGCCACTGATGAAGCTGGCCAGGCCTTGCTCAACACAAGCCACTATGCCTCTGAGGAGGTTAAGGAGAAG CTGGGCATACTCGCAGAGGAGAAGGAGTCTCTTCTGGAATTGTGGGAAGTTCGCCGGCAGCAGTATGAGCAGTGCATGGACTTGCAGCTCTTCTACAGGGACACCGAGCAAGTTGACAACTGGATGAGCAAACAAGAG GCTTTCCTCCTGAACGAGGACCTTGGTGACTCCCTGGACAGCGTTGAGGCCTTGCTGAAAAAACATGAAGACTTTGAGAAGTCACTCAGTGCCCAGGAAGAGAAGATCACT GCCCTTGATGAGTTCGCTACCAAACTAATCCAGAACAACCACTATGCCAAAGAGGATGTGGCCACCCGCAGAGATGCT CTGCTCAGCCGTCGTAATGCCCTGCATGAACGTGCCCAGTCTCGCCGCGCTGCCTTGGAGGACTCCTTCCACCTGCAGCAGTTCTTCAGGGACTCTGATGAGCTTAAGAGCTGGATTAACGAGAAGATGAAGACTGCCACCGATGAGGCTTACAAG GACCCCTCAAACCTGCAGGGCAAGGTGCAGAAACACCAAGCCTTTGAAGCTGAGCTGTCGGCTAACCAGAGCCGCATCGACGCTCTGCAGAAGTCTGGCCAGGAACTGCTCGATGGAAAACATTATGCCTCGGCTGAAGTGGCTGGCCGCATGGAGGAAGTCAGCTCGCAGTGGAAGAAACTGCTAGAAGCCACTGAGCTTAAGG GCATCAAGCTCCGTGAGgccaaccagcagcagcagttcaaCAGGAACGTAGAGGATATTGAGCTGTGGCTGTACGAGGTGGAGGGCCACTTGGCTTCAGACGACTTTGGAAAAGACCTGACCAGTGTCCAGAACCTGCAGAAGAAACATGCCCTGCTGGAGGCTGACGTAGCCGCTCACCAG GACCGAATTGACGGCATAACAATCCAGGCACGCCAGTTCCAAGAAGCTGGACATTTTGATGCTGACAACATTCGCAAGAAACAGGAGGCTTTGGTGGTTCGTTATGAGGCTCTACGTGAGCCCATGGCTGCCCGTAAGCAGAAACTGTCCGACTCGCTGCGGCTCCAGCAGCTCTTCAGAGAcgtggaggatgaggagaccTGGATCCGTGAGAAAGAGCCAATCGCCGCCTCTACTAACCGAG GCAAAGACTTGATTGGTGTTCAGAACCTCCTGAAGAAGCACCAGGCCCTGCAGGCTGAGATCTCTGGTCACGAGCCCCGCATTAAGGCTGTCACACAGAAAGGAGAGGCCATGGTGGATGAAG GGCACTTTGCCGGTGAGGAAGTGAAGGTGAAGCTGGGTGAGTTAAACGGCCGCTGGGACAACTTGAAGGCCAAGGCCTCCCAGAGGAGACAGGACCTGGAGGACTCTCTGCAGGCCCAGCAGTACTTTGCTGATGCCAATGAAGCTGAGTCATGGATGAGGGAGAAGGAGCCCATTGTGGGGAGCACAGACTATGGCAAAGATGAAGATTCTGCCGAG GCCCTGTTGAAGAAGCACGAGGCTCTTATGTCTGACCTGATTGCCTATGGCAGCAGCATCCAGGGCCTGAAGGAACAGGCCCAGTCCTGCAGG CAACAAGTGGCTCCCACTGATGATGAGACAGGGAAGGAGCTGGTCTTGGCCTTGTACGACTACCAGGAGAAGAGCCCCCGTGAAGTCACCATGAAGAAGGGCGACATCCTCACTCTGCTCAACAGCACCAACAAA GATTGGTGGAAAGTGGAGGTCAACGATCGCCAGGGCTTCGTTCCTGCTGCCTATGTGAAGAAGCTTGACCCCACCCAGTCTTCCTCCAGGGAAAACCTCCTGGATGAGCAAGGCAGCATTGCACTGCGCCAAGACCAGATCGAGAATCA GCTTGTCACCAAGGAGGCCTGCAGCGTTTCTGTGCGCATGAAGCAGGTGGAAGAGCT GTATGGGACTCTTTTGGAGCTGGGTGAGAAACGCAAGGACATGCTAGAGAAGAGCTGCAAGAAGTTCATGTTGTTCCGCGAGGCCAACGAGCTCCAGCAGTGGATCAACGAGAAGGAGAGCGCTCTCACTAATGAGGAGGTGGGCTCTGACCTGGAGCAGGTCGAGGTCCTCCAGAAGAAGTTTGATGACTTCCAGAAG GACCTGAAGGCCAATGAATCTCGCCTGAGAGACATCAACAAGGTGGCGTCTGAGCTGGAGTCTGAAGGCCTCATGGCTGAGGAGGCCCCCATGGTCCAGGCCCAG CAACAGGAACTGCTTGGAGCTGCTCCTGGCAAG GATGAAGCTGATTCAAAGAATGCCTCCCCATGGAAG AATATACGCTTGGCTGTTCAAACAACGGCTAACTTTAATACTATCAAG GAGCTGAACAATCGCTGGCGGTCCCTGCAGCAGTTGGCTGAAGAGAGGAGCAACATGCTGGGCAGTGCTCATGAGGTGCAGCGATTCCACAG gGATGCTGATGAGACCAAAGAGTGGATCGAGGAGAAGAACCAGGCCCTCAACACTGACAACTACGGTCACGACTTGGCCAGCGTACAAGCTCTGCAGCGCAAACATGAAGGTTTTGAGAGAGACCTGGCAGCCTTGGGTGACAAG GTGAACTCCCTTGGGGAGACAGCAGAGCGTCTGATCCAGTCCCATCCAGAGGCAGTGGATGATATCCAGGAGAAATGCACTGAGCTGAACACTGCCTGGAGCAGCCTAGTGGGACGTGCTGACCAGCGCAAGGATAAACTTGGGAACTCCCACGACCTGCAGCGCTTCCTCTCGGATTTCAG AGATTTGATGTCCTGGATCAATGGCATCCGAGGACTGGTATCCTCAGAGGAGTTGGCCAAGGATGTAACTGGAGCTGAAGCCCTTCTGGAAAGACACCAG GAGCACCGAACAGAGATTGATGCCCGCGCTGGCACCTTCCAGGCTTTTGAGCAGTTCGGCCAGCAGCTGCTTGCACGAGGTCACTATGCTAGCCCAGAGATTCAGCAGAAGCTGGAGGCTCTAGACCGTGAGCGTGCCGACCTGGAGAAGGCCTGGGTGCAGCGCCGCATGATGCTTGACCAATGCCTTGAGCTCCAG CTCTTCAACAGGGACTGTGAGCAGGCTGAGAACTGGATGGCAGCTCGTGAAGCCTTCCTCGCCAGCGATGACAAGGGCGACTCCCTTGACAGTGTGGAGGCACTCATCAAGAAACATGAGGACTTTGATAAGGCTATCAACGTACAG GAGGAGAAGATCGCTGCTCTACAGTCCTTTGCTGACCAGCTGATCGGAGCTGACCACTATGCCAAACCTGAAATTTTCAACCGCCGCAATGAAGTCCTGGACAG GTGGCGCCGACTGAAGGCCCAGATGATTGAAAAGCGTTCGAAGTTGGGCGAGTCCCAGACGTTGCAGCAGTTCAGCCGGGACGTGGACGAGATTGAGGCTTGGATCAGCGAGAAGCTGCAGACCGCCACTGACGAATCCTACAAAGACCCCACCAACATCCAG CTGTCCAAGCTGCTG AGCAAGCATCAGAAACACCAGGCGTTCGAGGCAGAGCTGCACGCCAACGCAGACCGAATCCGTGGAGTCATCGATACCGGTAACAGCCTGATTCAGAGGGGCGCCTGTGCTGGCAGCGAGGATGCAGTCAAG GCACGTCTCAACGCTCTTGATGAACAGTGGCAGTTCTTAGTCAACAAGTCGGCAGAGAAGAGCCAGAAGCTGAAGGAGGCCAACAAGCAGCAAAACTTCAACACCGGCATCAAGGACTTTGACTTCTGGCTCTCTGAG GTGGAAGCCCTTCTTGCCTCTGAGGACTATGGCAAAGATCTGGCCTCAGTCAACAACCTGCTGAAGAAACACCAGCTGCTGGAGGCTGATATTTCTGCACATGAG GACCGTTTGAAGGATCTGAATGGTCAGGCTGACAGCCTGATGGCCAGCAATGCCTTTGACACCTCGCAGGTGAAAGACAAGCGAGATGCCGTCAATGGCCGCTTCACCAAGATCAAGAGCATGGCTGCAGGCCGCCGTGCCAAGCTCAATGAGTCGCACCGCCTGCACCAGTTCTTTAGGGACCTGGATGATGAGGAGTCTTGGATCAA AGAAAAGAAGCTGCTTGTGAGTTCGGAGGACTATGGACGTGATTTGACAGGAGTACAGAATCTGAGGAAGAAACACAAGAGACTGGAGGCCGAGCTGGGCGCCCATGAGCCGGCCATACAG tcGGTACTGGACACGGGGAAGAAGCTGTCTGATGACAACACCATTGGCCAGGAGGAGATCCAGCAGAGGCTTGCCCAGTTTGTCGACCACTGGAAGGAGCTCAAGGACTTATCTGGAGCAAG GGGACAGAGGCTGGAGGAGTCGCTGGAGTACCAGCAGTTTGTGGCTAatgtggaagaagaagaagcttgGATTAATGAGAAGTTGAATCTAGTGGGGAGCGAGGACTACGGTGATACTCTGGCTGCTGTGCAG gGCTTGCTGAAAAAACATGAAGCATTTGAGACTGACTTCACCGTGCACAGGGACAGAGTCAATGATGTGTGTGCTAATGGAGATGAGCTCATCAAGAAG aACAACCACCACGTGGACAATATTAGTGCCAAGATGGCCGCTCTGCGGGGCAAGGTGTCGGAGCTGGAGAGGGCAGCCGCCCAGAGGAAGGCCAAGCTGGACGAAAACtcagccttcctgcagttcaaCTGGAAGGCCGATGTGGTGGAGTCCTGGATCG gtgagaAGGAGAACAGCCTGAAGACTGACGACTATGGCAGAGACCTCTCCTCAGTGCAGACTCTGCTCACCAAGCAG GAAACGTTCGACGCCGGCCTCCAGGCCTTCCAGCAGGAGGGAATCACCAACATCACGGCCCTCAAGGACCAGCTGCTGGCTGCCAAGCACGTCCAGTCCAAGGCCATCGAAGCTCGCCACGCCGCCCTGATGAAGCGCTGGAACCAGCTGCTGTCCAACTCAGCCGCACGCAAGAAGAAGCTTCTGGAGGCTCAAGAGCACTTCAGAAAG GTTGAGGATTTGTTCTTGACGTTTGCCAAAAAGGCCTCGGCTTTCAACAGCTGGTTCGAGAACGCCGAGGAAGATCTGACCGACCCAGTGAGGTGCAACTCTCTGGAGGAGATCCGGGCTCTCCGTGAAGCCCACGAGGCCTTCCGGTCGTCGCTCAGCTCCGCGCAGGCCGACTTCAACCAGCTGGCCGAGCTGGACCGACAGATCAAGAGCTACCAGGTGGTGTCCAACCCCTACACCTGGTTTACCATGGAGGCCCTGGAGGAGACCTGGAGGAACCTGCAGAAGATCATCAAG GAGCgagagctggagctgcagaaggagcagaggaggcaggaggaaaatgATAAGTTGCGTCAGGAGTTTGCACAGCACGCCAACGCTTTCCACCAGTGGCTGCAGGAGACCAG GACATATCTTCTGGATGG GTCTTGTATGGTAGAAGAGTCAGGCACCCTGGAGTCCCAGCTGGAGGCCACCAAG cgTAAGCACCAGGAGATCCGGGCCATGCGCAGCCAGCTTAAGAAGATAGAGGACTTGGGTGCGGCCATGGAGGAGGCGCTGATTTTAGACAACAAATACACTGAGCACAGTACAGTGGGCCTGGCCCAGCAGTGGGACCAGCTGGACCAACTGGGAATGAGGATGCAACACAACCTGGAGCAGCAGATACAggccag GAACACGACTGGAGTAACAGAAGAAGCCCTGAAGGAGTTCAGCATGATGTTCAA GCACTTCGACAAAGAGAAGTCAGGCCGTCTGAACCACCAAGAATTCAAGTCATGTCTGCGCTCGCTGGGCTACGACCTGCCCATGGTGGAGGAGGGCGAACCAGACCCGGAGTTCGAGTCCATCCTAGACACCGTGGATCCCAACAG GGATGGCAACGTGTCCTTGCAGGAGTACATGGCCTTCATGATCAGCCGCGAGACGGAGAACGTCAAGTCTAGTGAGGAGATAGAGAGCGCCTTCCGGGCCCTTAGCACCGAGAACAAGCCCTACGTCACCAAAGAAGAGCTCTACCAG AACCTGACCAAGGAGCAGGCCGACTACTGCCTGTCACACATGAAGCCCTACCTGGACAGCAAGGGACGGGAGCTGCCGTCGGCCTTCGACTTTGTCGAGTTCACTCGCTCGCTCTTCGTCAACTGA